A portion of the Leptospira noumeaensis genome contains these proteins:
- a CDS encoding Maf family protein, producing the protein MFILKSTSPRRIQILTDLGFSFQVEPANIDETQIPGEVPLVYLERMVHSKLGDQADKNNLYLAADTIVVFQNEILHKPIDVEDSVRILKTLSGKKHSVFSGAGLRIGTMFDFFYEETEIQFKDWKEAEIRDYVLRCRPFDKAGSYGIQDENGPVLERVGSYTNVMGFPLRSFFALSSVWLPFWERSITRIS; encoded by the coding sequence CGGATCCAAATACTCACCGATCTTGGATTTTCATTCCAAGTGGAACCAGCAAACATTGATGAAACGCAAATTCCAGGAGAAGTCCCTTTAGTTTATTTAGAACGAATGGTTCACTCTAAATTGGGAGATCAAGCTGATAAAAACAACTTATACCTAGCAGCCGATACCATTGTTGTATTTCAAAATGAAATTTTACACAAACCGATCGACGTGGAAGATTCGGTTCGCATACTCAAAACCCTTTCGGGGAAAAAACATTCAGTCTTTTCTGGCGCTGGTTTACGGATTGGAACAATGTTTGATTTCTTTTACGAAGAAACCGAAATTCAATTTAAGGATTGGAAGGAAGCCGAGATTCGAGATTATGTTTTGCGATGTCGACCTTTTGACAAAGCTGGATCATATGGAATCCAGGATGAAAATGGCCCGGTATTAGAGCGAGTTGGTTCCTATACCAATGTGATGGGATTCCCTCTCCGAAGTTTTTTTGCTCTTTCTTCGGTGTGGTTACCATTCTGGGAAAGGTCTATTACGCGTATAAGTTGA